Proteins encoded within one genomic window of Mesorhizobium sp. AR10:
- a CDS encoding DUF680 domain-containing protein, whose product MKKIVLTTAAFLFVSGLAVAGSDHYGSDYNYGSGHDYPMVKPSAASDHSYSVDLSGTASISTVNSAPTVGGNSSFDIPAPGYGQGIWGR is encoded by the coding sequence ATGAAGAAGATCGTTCTTACCACTGCCGCGTTCTTGTTTGTCTCCGGCCTAGCTGTTGCCGGCAGCGACCACTATGGCTCGGATTACAACTATGGCTCCGGTCACGACTATCCGATGGTCAAACCTTCTGCCGCGTCGGACCACTCCTACTCGGTCGACCTAAGCGGTACAGCGAGTATCAGCACTGTCAACAGCGCACCGACCGTGGGGGGGAATTCGAGCTTCGATATTCCCGCACCCGGTTATGGCCAGGGTATCTGGGGGCGCTGA
- a CDS encoding LacI family DNA-binding transcriptional regulator produces the protein MADVARLAGVSTMTVSRALKQNGQVSGPTREKIIKAVNELGYVLDHSAGTLSSRRTGFIAALVPSINNSNFSDTARGITEELQRAGLQLMLGYTDYSEQKEEELIETMLRRRPEGIILTGGVHTERARRMLKMAAIPVVETWDLPADPIDQVVGFSNEEAMALLTRTLAGRGYQRFGFIGGTSARDQRGDQRRRGFIRALDELGLPPGRLASFGVPPISIEQGGQAIAMMLERWPDTEVAICVSDLSAFGALMECKRRGLAVPGDIAIAGFGDYEVGAFCFPRITSVNVDCYGIGQQAAARVVQILGGKETSRHQEIVLTSFRVVEREST, from the coding sequence ATGGCGGATGTCGCCCGCCTTGCCGGCGTTTCGACCATGACTGTTTCCCGGGCGCTCAAGCAGAATGGCCAGGTCTCCGGACCGACCCGAGAGAAAATCATCAAGGCGGTCAACGAACTCGGTTATGTGCTTGACCATTCTGCCGGCACTCTGTCGTCGAGGCGTACGGGCTTTATCGCTGCTCTGGTTCCATCCATCAACAATTCCAACTTTTCCGACACCGCACGCGGGATCACCGAAGAGCTCCAGCGCGCCGGTTTGCAGCTTATGCTTGGATACACGGACTACTCGGAACAAAAAGAAGAGGAATTGATCGAGACGATGCTGCGCCGTCGGCCCGAGGGCATCATTCTCACCGGGGGTGTCCATACCGAACGCGCTCGGCGCATGCTCAAGATGGCGGCAATTCCTGTCGTGGAGACATGGGATTTGCCAGCTGATCCGATTGACCAGGTTGTGGGCTTTTCGAATGAAGAGGCCATGGCGCTGTTGACTCGCACGCTTGCCGGACGTGGCTACCAACGGTTCGGCTTCATTGGCGGGACGTCGGCGCGAGACCAGCGCGGCGACCAGCGGCGCAGGGGCTTCATCCGCGCTCTCGATGAGTTGGGATTGCCACCTGGCCGACTGGCGTCCTTCGGCGTTCCGCCAATATCCATCGAGCAGGGCGGTCAGGCGATTGCAATGATGCTGGAGCGCTGGCCCGACACGGAAGTCGCCATCTGCGTTTCCGATCTGTCCGCATTCGGCGCCCTCATGGAATGCAAGCGCCGTGGTTTGGCCGTACCCGGCGATATCGCAATCGCCGGCTTTGGCGACTACGAGGTCGGAGCTTTTTGCTTTCCGCGGATCACCAGCGTCAATGTCGATTGCTACGGCATCGGCCAGCAGGCCGCGGCGCGGGTGGTGCAAATCCTTGGCGGCAAGGAGACCTCGCGCCACCAGGAAATCGTGCTCACGTCGTTCCGGGTTGTCGAGCGCGAAAGCACCTAG
- a CDS encoding SDR family oxidoreductase, giving the protein MRPPLFDLSGKRALVTGSSRGIGFAIAEGLARHGSAVVLNARDTTGLESARGRLAADGYSVVSVPFDVTDHSASRQGVDEIERDIGPIDILVNNAGMQHRAPLEEFPAERWDELFRTNVSSVFNVGQAVARHMIKRGQGKIINIGSVQSELARPNIAPYTATKGAVRNLTRGMATDWARYGLQVNAIAPGYFKTVLNQALVDDAVFSTWLQGRTPAGRWGEVEELVGAAVFLASAASSFVNGHTLYVDGGISISL; this is encoded by the coding sequence TTGCGACCCCCACTTTTCGATCTCAGCGGCAAAAGAGCATTGGTGACCGGATCCAGCCGTGGCATCGGTTTTGCCATCGCCGAGGGACTGGCGCGGCATGGCTCGGCCGTTGTGCTCAATGCACGCGACACGACTGGACTGGAGTCCGCACGTGGCCGGCTGGCGGCCGATGGTTATTCGGTGGTGTCAGTGCCTTTCGATGTTACGGATCATTCAGCTTCGCGGCAGGGCGTCGACGAGATCGAGCGTGACATCGGGCCGATCGACATCTTGGTCAACAATGCCGGCATGCAGCATCGCGCGCCGCTGGAGGAGTTTCCTGCAGAGCGCTGGGATGAACTGTTTCGCACCAATGTGTCGAGCGTGTTCAATGTCGGTCAGGCGGTTGCCCGCCACATGATCAAGCGTGGCCAGGGCAAGATCATCAATATCGGCTCGGTACAGAGCGAACTCGCCCGCCCCAACATCGCACCCTATACAGCCACCAAAGGCGCGGTGCGCAATCTGACCCGCGGCATGGCGACCGACTGGGCCAGATACGGTCTGCAGGTCAACGCCATCGCTCCGGGATATTTCAAGACCGTTCTCAATCAGGCCTTGGTGGATGACGCGGTGTTTTCCACTTGGCTGCAGGGACGCACACCCGCGGGACGCTGGGGCGAAGTCGAAGAACTGGTCGGCGCCGCTGTGTTCCTCGCCAGCGCTGCGTCATCCTTTGTCAATGGACATACGCTCTATGTCGATGGCGGCATCTCGATCTCGCTCTGA
- a CDS encoding gluconokinase: MSMAASRSRSEPALAVVMGVSGSGKTCVGAPLAWQLGVRFLEGDSLHPRSNVDKMSRGIPLTDDDRWPWLDRIGNALRDAARQGGGLIVSCSALKRSYRERLRDTAEGLAFIHLTGSETLLAERLGSRTGHFMPAHLLASQLATLESTRGELRMIDIDIGPPPEAIVARAARFLSDLQAPNMISARGVLD, translated from the coding sequence ATGTCGATGGCGGCATCTCGATCTCGCTCTGAGCCGGCACTGGCCGTGGTGATGGGCGTGTCCGGCTCGGGAAAGACCTGCGTCGGCGCGCCCCTGGCCTGGCAACTTGGCGTCCGCTTCCTCGAAGGCGACAGCCTGCATCCGCGTTCCAACGTCGATAAAATGTCGAGGGGTATTCCACTGACCGATGATGATCGCTGGCCGTGGCTCGATCGCATCGGCAACGCGCTGCGTGATGCGGCAAGGCAAGGCGGCGGTTTGATTGTTTCCTGCTCGGCGTTGAAGCGCAGCTATCGCGAGCGTCTGCGGGACACCGCCGAAGGGCTCGCCTTCATCCATCTCACCGGAAGCGAGACACTGCTTGCGGAGCGTCTTGGGAGCCGCACCGGCCATTTCATGCCGGCGCATCTTCTGGCCAGCCAGTTGGCGACGCTGGAATCCACGCGCGGCGAATTGCGCATGATCGATATCGACATCGGCCCTCCGCCCGAGGCGATTGTCGCACGCGCGGCGCGTTTCCTGAGTGACCTTCAGGCGCCAAATATGATCAGCGCGCGGGGCGTCCTGGATTGA